From a single Pseudocalidococcus azoricus BACA0444 genomic region:
- a CDS encoding AAA family ATPase, with protein MEIQRVILNNIGLFENLEIALAPTEQNPSNITVFVGNNGAGKTSILKALATSLSWFTARLRTEKGSGTPILEDAILNKANGASIEIEVCHSSITPNNPDHIDYRSKVEYLKWTLAKNRKGRKSQYTSNLGDCTRLASLYRDALTHDDQISLPLIAFYPVERVVLDIPLKIRTRHTFGQLDGYDNSLSQGVDFRRFFEWFREREDTENESGISPDLLNKLRPLYKEIPDVWQYLNELQASARDRQLTAARTAISQFMPYLENLRIRRKPRLHMAVDKNGETLNVAQLSQGEKSLMALVGDIARRLAMLNPALENPLAGDGIVLIDEVDLHLHPSWQRSLCHRLIQTFPNCQFVLTTHSPLVISDCKNVLVYTLTNSELRQIPSQYGQDANMVLLDVMDTSIRNEKIDTKLKDLLEAIQDDNLAQAQELLTQLTEELPPNHLELVKAKLLLCKQELRHASH; from the coding sequence ATGGAAATCCAACGGGTTATCTTAAACAATATTGGGCTATTCGAAAACCTGGAAATTGCCTTAGCCCCTACTGAACAGAACCCCAGCAACATCACCGTCTTTGTCGGTAATAACGGCGCAGGTAAAACCTCTATCTTGAAAGCCTTAGCAACGTCTCTTAGCTGGTTTACGGCTCGCTTACGCACAGAAAAAGGTAGTGGTACTCCTATTCTTGAAGATGCCATCCTCAACAAGGCTAATGGAGCTAGTATTGAAATAGAAGTCTGCCATAGCTCGATAACACCAAACAATCCTGATCATATTGACTATCGAAGTAAAGTTGAATACCTTAAGTGGACTTTGGCTAAAAATAGAAAAGGACGTAAATCGCAATACACAAGCAACCTCGGTGATTGTACTCGTTTAGCTAGTCTATACCGTGATGCCCTGACTCATGATGATCAAATTAGTCTCCCCCTTATTGCATTTTATCCTGTTGAACGGGTTGTACTCGATATTCCTCTAAAAATCAGGACTAGACATACCTTTGGGCAACTAGATGGCTACGATAATTCTTTAAGTCAGGGGGTTGATTTTCGCCGCTTTTTTGAGTGGTTTCGAGAGCGAGAGGATACTGAGAATGAATCAGGAATATCTCCAGATCTTCTGAATAAACTCAGGCCATTATATAAAGAAATTCCAGATGTATGGCAATATTTGAATGAACTCCAGGCCTCGGCTAGAGATCGACAATTAACCGCGGCCCGCACTGCAATTAGCCAATTTATGCCCTACCTGGAAAACCTGAGAATCCGCCGTAAACCTCGCCTCCACATGGCAGTTGACAAAAATGGTGAAACCTTGAATGTAGCCCAACTTTCCCAAGGTGAGAAATCCCTGATGGCTCTTGTGGGTGATATTGCTCGGCGTTTGGCCATGTTGAATCCTGCCTTAGAAAACCCTTTAGCAGGTGATGGTATCGTTTTGATTGATGAAGTTGATTTGCATCTCCATCCTTCCTGGCAACGTAGCCTCTGTCATCGCTTAATTCAGACATTCCCAAATTGTCAGTTTGTTCTGACCACTCATTCACCGCTAGTTATCAGTGATTGTAAGAATGTTTTGGTTTATACCTTAACTAACAGTGAATTACGACAAATACCCTCTCAGTATGGCCAAGATGCCAATATGGTTTTATTGGATGTCATGGATACCAGCATCCGTAATGAGAAAATTGATACTAAACTGAAAGATTTACTTGAGGCAATACAGGATGACAACCTAGCCCAGGCTCAGGAGTTACTGACGCAATTAACTGAAGAGTTACCCCCTAATCATCTCGAACTAGTCAAAGCTAAACTACTGCTTTGTAAACAAGAATTACGCCATGCGAGCCATTAG
- a CDS encoding mannose-1-phosphate guanyltransferase, translating to MRAVLMAGGSGTRLRPLTCELPKPMVPLLNRPIAEHILNLLRRHQLTEVIFTLHYLPDVVREYFGDGHEFGVDITYAVEEDYPLGTAGCVKNIASLLTETFFVVSGDSVTDFDLTAALAFHRQHQALATLVLTAVPNPKEFGVVITDEQGRISRFLEKPSPGEIFSDTVNTGIYILEPEVLDYLPSGIERDFSKDLFPLLLQSQIPLYGYVAQGYWCDVGSLETYQQVQYDALQERVQLEPVGRELYPQIWVGHNSIIHPRAILRPPLLIGHNCRVQGDVCLESGTVLGDNVIIGSRSHLNQAIVWGGSVIGEESVLDSCIIGRRVRVDRHAIVQEGAVIGSRTRIGEESAIGRGVRIWPGKQIEAGARVNQSLIWGSTGQRNLFGYQGVAGLANVDITPEFAVRLAAAYASTLEPGTSVLISRDQRSVSRMIANALIAGLMSVGINVLCLEAIALPISRFAVQSLSVCGGIHVRLHPDRDEQLLVEFFDHKGINLNQAKQRQIETAYFREDMRRVSFTDVGRITYPSQIVETYAQGFGKWLNTQALQQHECKIVLDYAYAVSGAVLPELLNKFGSDVVVLNATVHQTPPNTEERQGLLRELGQVVQAIQANLGVQVSANGERLTLVDDRGQTIAGEELTALMADLVLSAYPGGTVIIPVHISSAIEVIARKHGGNVMRTRANPTDLMEACQKQAGAVLGGSAETGFIFPQLHPGYDAMFSIAKLMEMLALRQQPLSEIRQNLPQVFHTHQALRCPWIAKGSLMRHLVETHSPTTLNLVDGVKILHRDGSDWVLVLPDASEPLVHLFVNGREQAWTEQMNHDYSQRIHEFAHLEPNEVGV from the coding sequence ATGCGGGCAGTCTTAATGGCCGGAGGCAGTGGAACGCGATTACGTCCATTGACCTGTGAACTTCCCAAACCAATGGTGCCCTTACTGAATCGGCCCATCGCTGAACATATTCTCAACCTGCTTCGGCGACATCAACTCACAGAAGTTATTTTCACCCTCCACTACTTGCCCGATGTTGTCCGGGAATATTTTGGAGATGGCCATGAATTTGGCGTTGATATTACCTATGCGGTGGAAGAAGATTATCCTCTAGGCACGGCCGGTTGTGTGAAAAATATCGCCAGCTTGCTCACAGAAACCTTTTTTGTCGTCAGTGGCGATAGTGTCACCGATTTTGACTTAACGGCTGCTCTGGCCTTTCACCGTCAACACCAGGCCCTGGCAACCCTTGTTTTAACCGCTGTGCCCAACCCGAAGGAATTTGGGGTCGTGATTACGGATGAGCAGGGGCGCATTAGTCGCTTTTTAGAAAAACCATCTCCGGGGGAAATTTTCTCGGATACGGTCAACACCGGCATTTATATTCTTGAACCCGAAGTCTTGGACTATCTGCCCAGCGGGATTGAACGGGATTTTTCTAAAGACCTATTTCCTCTTCTCCTCCAGTCCCAAATTCCCCTCTACGGCTATGTGGCCCAGGGCTATTGGTGTGATGTGGGTAGTCTAGAAACCTATCAACAGGTCCAATACGATGCCCTGCAAGAACGGGTGCAACTCGAGCCAGTGGGCCGCGAACTCTATCCGCAAATTTGGGTGGGGCATAACTCGATTATTCATCCGCGGGCTATTTTGCGGCCCCCCCTACTGATTGGCCATAACTGCCGGGTTCAGGGTGATGTTTGTTTGGAAAGTGGCACGGTGCTGGGGGATAACGTCATCATTGGCAGTCGTTCCCATCTCAACCAGGCCATTGTCTGGGGGGGAAGTGTCATTGGTGAAGAGAGTGTTTTGGATAGTTGCATCATTGGGCGGCGGGTGCGGGTGGATCGTCATGCCATTGTCCAGGAAGGGGCGGTGATTGGGTCGCGGACTCGGATCGGGGAAGAAAGTGCCATTGGGCGGGGGGTGCGGATTTGGCCGGGTAAACAGATTGAAGCGGGGGCAAGGGTTAATCAAAGTCTGATTTGGGGGAGTACGGGTCAACGGAATCTATTTGGCTATCAAGGGGTAGCGGGCCTGGCCAATGTGGATATTACGCCTGAGTTTGCCGTCCGGTTAGCCGCAGCGTATGCCTCTACATTGGAACCCGGCACCAGCGTCTTAATTTCTCGAGATCAGCGCAGTGTTTCCCGGATGATTGCCAATGCCCTAATCGCTGGGTTGATGTCCGTGGGGATCAATGTTTTATGCCTGGAAGCCATTGCCCTGCCCATTTCCCGGTTTGCGGTTCAGAGCCTTTCGGTTTGTGGCGGAATCCATGTGCGGCTGCATCCGGATCGGGATGAGCAATTATTGGTTGAGTTTTTTGATCACAAGGGCATTAACCTCAACCAGGCCAAGCAGCGGCAAATTGAAACGGCCTATTTTCGGGAAGATATGCGCCGGGTTAGTTTTACAGATGTGGGCCGCATTACTTACCCCAGTCAAATTGTCGAGACCTATGCCCAAGGCTTTGGGAAATGGTTGAACACCCAGGCCCTGCAACAACATGAATGCAAAATTGTTCTGGACTATGCCTATGCGGTTTCTGGGGCCGTCTTACCAGAACTGCTGAATAAATTTGGCTCTGATGTGGTTGTCCTGAATGCGACTGTCCATCAAACTCCCCCCAATACCGAGGAACGCCAAGGGTTGCTCCGGGAACTTGGACAGGTGGTGCAGGCGATTCAGGCCAATTTGGGGGTTCAGGTTTCGGCCAATGGGGAGCGATTAACCCTCGTTGACGATCGCGGCCAGACCATTGCCGGGGAAGAATTGACCGCATTGATGGCGGATTTAGTCTTGTCGGCCTATCCAGGGGGAACGGTGATTATCCCGGTGCATATCTCCAGTGCCATTGAGGTGATTGCTCGGAAACATGGGGGCAATGTGATGCGGACGCGGGCCAACCCCACCGACCTTATGGAAGCCTGTCAGAAACAAGCGGGGGCCGTGTTGGGGGGCAGTGCCGAGACCGGATTTATTTTTCCCCAACTCCATCCCGGCTATGATGCCATGTTCAGTATTGCTAAGTTGATGGAAATGCTGGCCCTGCGCCAACAACCCCTGAGTGAGATTCGTCAGAATTTACCCCAAGTCTTTCATACTCATCAGGCCCTGCGCTGTCCCTGGATTGCGAAAGGATCTTTGATGCGGCATTTAGTCGAAACCCATAGTCCCACTACCTTGAATTTGGTGGATGGAGTAAAAATTCTCCACCGAGATGGGAGCGATTGGGTCTTGGTCTTACCCGATGCGAGTGAGCCATTGGTGCATTTGTTTGTCAATGGGCGAGAACAGGCCTGGACTGAGCAGATGAATCACGACTACAGTCAACGTATCCATGAGTTTGCCCATTTGGAACCCAATGAAGTCGGAGTGTAG
- a CDS encoding prohibitin family protein, whose translation MTDVKNWLTSFAGIAILVGAIFLFNSFVVINPGQAGVLSIAGKAQDVPLLEGVHWKVPFVSRVDIYDVTVQKFEVPAESATRDLQDLTASFAINFRLDPIDVVKVRRTQGTLENIVAKIIAPQTQESFKVAAARRTAEEAITKREELKMDFDLALSQRLAKYSIIVLDTSVVNLSFSKEFSRAVEDKQIAEQRAQRAVYVAQEAEQEAQAEINRAQGKAEAQRLLAETLKSAGGQLVLQKEAIEAWREGGAKVPDVLVFGGSGNDLPFLLNLTSPNATK comes from the coding sequence ATGACTGATGTGAAAAACTGGCTAACATCCTTTGCGGGCATTGCCATTTTGGTCGGAGCGATATTTTTATTTAACTCCTTTGTGGTGATTAACCCAGGCCAGGCCGGTGTCCTCAGCATTGCCGGGAAAGCCCAAGATGTGCCGCTTTTAGAGGGGGTGCATTGGAAAGTGCCTTTTGTCTCTCGAGTGGATATTTATGATGTGACGGTGCAAAAATTTGAAGTCCCGGCCGAAAGCGCGACCCGTGACTTACAGGATTTAACCGCCAGTTTTGCGATCAATTTCCGCCTAGATCCGATTGATGTGGTCAAAGTTCGCCGCACCCAAGGGACTTTAGAAAATATTGTCGCCAAAATTATCGCCCCCCAAACCCAAGAATCCTTCAAAGTAGCAGCGGCCCGGCGGACAGCGGAGGAGGCGATTACCAAACGGGAAGAACTGAAGATGGATTTTGATCTGGCCCTCAGTCAACGCCTGGCCAAGTACAGCATTATTGTTTTGGACACCAGTGTTGTCAACCTGAGTTTTTCCAAGGAGTTTTCCCGGGCCGTTGAAGACAAACAAATTGCCGAGCAGCGGGCCCAACGCGCCGTCTATGTGGCCCAAGAAGCCGAGCAAGAGGCCCAGGCCGAGATTAACCGGGCCCAAGGGAAAGCCGAAGCTCAACGGTTATTGGCGGAAACCCTCAAAAGTGCCGGGGGGCAACTAGTCCTGCAAAAAGAAGCCATCGAGGCCTGGCGGGAAGGGGGCGCAAAAGTTCCCGATGTGTTGGTGTTTGGTGGGTCTGGAAATGATCTCCCATTTTTGTTAAACCTGACCAGTCCCAATGCCACTAAATAA